One genomic region from Flagellimonas oceani encodes:
- the smpB gene encoding SsrA-binding protein SmpB, with the protein MQQNINIKNKRARFDYEILDTYTAGIVLGGTEIKSLRLGKASISQSFCEFNDKGELFVVNMQIDEYSHASHFNHAPKAVRKLLLNKRELKKLNKEVATTGLTIVPLKVFINDRGLAKMNIGLAKGKKLYDKRETIKSRDSKRNLDRIKKSFNN; encoded by the coding sequence ATGCAACAAAATATCAACATAAAAAATAAAAGGGCCCGATTTGATTATGAAATTTTGGACACCTACACCGCAGGCATTGTGCTGGGGGGGACCGAAATTAAATCGCTTCGATTGGGCAAGGCTTCCATTTCACAAAGTTTTTGTGAGTTCAATGATAAAGGAGAACTTTTCGTCGTGAACATGCAAATTGATGAATACAGTCACGCAAGTCACTTTAACCATGCCCCAAAGGCCGTGCGCAAGCTGTTGCTCAACAAACGGGAATTGAAGAAACTCAACAAAGAGGTGGCCACGACCGGGCTTACCATAGTTCCGCTCAAAGTTTTTATCAATGATAGGGGATTGGCCAAAATGAACATCGGTCTGGCCAAGGGTAAAAAACTGTACGACAAACGGGAAACCATTAAAAGTCGGGACAGCAAACGGAACTTGGACCGAATCAAAAAAAGTTTCAACAACTAG
- a CDS encoding SixA phosphatase family protein, which translates to MQNIKPLIALAIILVGSISCKKDTKIAEEPVISTFYFIRHAEKDRTDPENPDPELNQDGLDRAIRWAEVFDAIPLDVVYSTNYERTSMTAAPTSVKKDIDIKYYDPSTFDVEEFKLVNEGKNVLVVGHSNTTPMLVNKVIGMEKYEQMDDSDNGSLFIIRIIDGVPTDIRLKMD; encoded by the coding sequence ATGCAAAACATTAAACCTCTAATCGCCCTTGCAATTATCCTCGTTGGGAGTATAAGTTGCAAAAAAGATACAAAAATTGCAGAAGAACCTGTTATTTCAACCTTCTATTTTATCCGTCATGCAGAAAAAGATAGAACCGACCCGGAGAACCCCGACCCAGAGCTGAACCAAGATGGGCTGGACAGGGCCATTCGCTGGGCCGAGGTGTTTGATGCCATCCCTCTGGACGTGGTATATTCCACAAACTACGAGCGCACTTCCATGACCGCGGCACCGACTTCTGTAAAAAAAGATATCGATATCAAATATTACGACCCAAGTACATTTGATGTGGAAGAATTTAAATTGGTGAACGAAGGCAAAAATGTTTTGGTGGTGGGACATAGCAACACCACTCCAATGCTAGTGAACAAAGTAATTGGTATGGAAAAATACGAACAAATGGATGACTCGGACAACGGCAGCCTGTTCATCATAAGAATTATTGATGGAGTCCCTACTGACATCCGTTTAAAAATGGATTAA
- a CDS encoding DUF1015 domain-containing protein, which yields MAIVKPFKAIRPTKDKAFFVASRSYEEYSKEELKAVLQYNPFSFLHIINPGFKFEKNIKGKERFGLVHNRYLEFLEENIFQKDEEPSFYLYQIENGNFKSLGFFCACSVDDYKNNVIKKHEDTIQDREELFADYLHTVGFNAEPVLMTYEDNELVDEIFQRKIERKPEYDFTTTDRVNHKLWKISYPEGIEKLEKAFGDLKALYIADGHHRCASSSLLADLKMSENDNHTGEEAYNYFMAYLIPESQMKISEFNRMVKDLNGYSKKEFLIKLDEHFRIEKRTHGLCKPSKKHEFSMYLEGEFYTLHFRQTNHEFTDALSKLDTQILYKTILEPILGITDLRNDKRICYGYGKNNLIQMKDLVDSGDFSVGFSLVPTTVQEIKTIADAGLVMPPKSTYIEPKLRSGLAIYEL from the coding sequence ATGGCCATTGTAAAGCCTTTTAAGGCCATCCGCCCTACAAAGGACAAAGCTTTTTTTGTTGCATCGCGCTCCTACGAAGAGTACTCCAAGGAGGAATTGAAGGCGGTGTTGCAATACAATCCCTTCTCTTTTCTGCACATCATCAACCCCGGATTCAAGTTTGAAAAGAACATCAAGGGCAAAGAACGGTTTGGTTTGGTGCACAATCGGTATTTGGAGTTTTTGGAGGAAAACATCTTTCAAAAAGATGAGGAACCCAGCTTTTACCTCTATCAAATTGAAAACGGGAACTTTAAAAGTTTGGGGTTCTTTTGTGCCTGTAGTGTGGACGATTACAAAAACAACGTCATAAAAAAACACGAGGACACCATCCAAGATCGTGAGGAGCTTTTTGCAGATTACCTGCATACCGTTGGCTTTAATGCCGAGCCCGTGCTAATGACCTATGAGGACAATGAACTGGTGGATGAAATCTTTCAGCGGAAAATAGAACGGAAACCAGAATACGACTTTACGACAACCGACAGAGTCAACCATAAACTTTGGAAAATCTCCTATCCCGAAGGAATAGAGAAACTGGAGAAGGCCTTTGGCGACCTAAAAGCGCTCTATATTGCGGATGGACACCACCGTTGTGCGTCTTCCAGCTTATTGGCAGACTTAAAAATGTCCGAAAACGATAATCATACTGGAGAAGAGGCCTACAACTATTTTATGGCCTACCTGATTCCTGAATCCCAAATGAAGATCTCTGAGTTCAACCGTATGGTCAAAGATTTGAACGGCTATTCAAAAAAAGAGTTTTTAATCAAACTTGATGAACATTTTAGAATAGAAAAAAGGACCCATGGACTCTGCAAGCCATCCAAAAAACATGAGTTCAGTATGTATTTGGAGGGCGAGTTCTATACCCTGCATTTCCGGCAAACGAACCATGAGTTTACCGATGCATTGAGCAAATTGGACACCCAAATCCTTTACAAAACCATTTTAGAGCCCATTTTGGGCATCACAGACCTTAGGAACGATAAACGGATTTGCTACGGATATGGCAAAAATAACCTTATCCAAATGAAAGATTTGGTGGATTCGGGCGACTTTTCAGTAGGTTTTAGCTTGGTTCCCACCACCGTACAGGAAATCAAGACCATTGCCGATGCAGGTTTGGTAATGCCCCCGAAAAGCACGTATATTGAGCCCAAGCTCCGTAGCGGGCTGGCTATTTATGAATTATAA
- a CDS encoding Gfo/Idh/MocA family protein, whose protein sequence is MLKVGVLGAGHLGKIHLRLLNQSDKYELIGFYDPDEINAKKVAAEFGYTHYDNINNLMDAVDVVDIVTPTLSHFDCAKKAIEKGKHIFIEKPITNTLEEAEELLELSKKHNVKGQVGHVERFNPAFLAVKDKIENPMFIETHRLAEFNPRGTDVPVVLDLMIHDIDAILSVVPSEVEKINASGVSVISQSPDIANARIQFKNGCVANLTSSRISLKNMRKSRFFQRDAYISVDFLEKKVEVVKMKDAPENPGDFDMILQNAEGEKKQIYFENPEIDVNNAILDELETFADAINNDTTPIVSLEQGTNALRVALQIIESFEN, encoded by the coding sequence ATGCTAAAAGTTGGTGTCCTGGGAGCGGGACATTTAGGAAAGATACACCTCAGGCTCTTGAACCAGTCCGATAAATATGAACTTATCGGATTTTACGATCCGGACGAGATCAATGCCAAAAAAGTAGCCGCAGAATTCGGTTATACCCATTACGATAATATCAATAATTTGATGGATGCCGTGGATGTCGTCGATATTGTAACACCGACATTGTCCCACTTTGATTGTGCCAAAAAAGCCATCGAAAAAGGCAAGCATATATTCATAGAAAAACCTATCACCAACACGCTTGAGGAAGCGGAAGAGTTATTGGAGCTTTCCAAAAAACATAATGTTAAAGGTCAAGTTGGGCATGTGGAACGCTTTAATCCCGCATTTTTAGCGGTAAAGGACAAAATAGAAAACCCCATGTTCATTGAAACGCATCGCTTGGCGGAATTCAACCCGCGTGGAACCGATGTCCCTGTGGTACTGGACCTTATGATCCACGATATTGATGCGATTTTGAGCGTCGTGCCTTCCGAAGTGGAGAAAATAAATGCCAGTGGTGTTTCCGTAATCAGTCAATCGCCCGATATTGCCAATGCGCGCATTCAGTTTAAAAATGGCTGTGTGGCCAACCTTACCTCCAGCCGAATTTCGCTGAAGAATATGCGCAAGTCGCGTTTTTTTCAGCGGGATGCCTATATTTCGGTAGACTTTTTGGAGAAAAAAGTGGAAGTGGTCAAAATGAAGGATGCTCCAGAAAATCCTGGGGACTTTGATATGATCCTTCAAAATGCCGAAGGGGAAAAGAAACAAATCTATTTTGAAAACCCCGAAATAGACGTCAACAATGCCATTTTGGACGAGTTGGAAACTTTTGCCGATGCCATCAACAACGATACTACCCCGATCGTAAGTTTGGAACAAGGCACCAATGCCCTTCGTGTGGCCCTTCAGATTATTGAGTCTTTTGAAAATTAA
- a CDS encoding 3-hydroxybutyryl-CoA dehydrogenase: MEQIAVIGAGTMGNGIAHVFAQNGYKVNLVDIAQASLDKGMATITKNLDRMISKEVIDEAKKEATLANIATYTNLKDGVSNTDLVIEAATENLDIKLQIFRDLDEVCKAETILATNTSSISITQIGAATKRPEKVIGMHFMNPVPIMKLVEIIRGYSTSDEVTETIMELSKKLGKTPTEVNDYPGFVANRILMPMINESIETLYNGVAGVEEIDTVMKLGMAHPMGPLQLADFIGLDVCLSILNVMYDGFKNPKYAPCPLLVNMVMAGKLGVKSVEGFYDYSESRKAENVSAQFK, translated from the coding sequence ATGGAACAAATAGCTGTAATCGGTGCTGGAACCATGGGAAATGGTATTGCCCACGTTTTTGCCCAAAACGGATATAAAGTGAATTTGGTGGATATTGCGCAGGCATCCTTGGATAAAGGAATGGCAACCATCACCAAAAATTTGGACCGAATGATTTCTAAAGAAGTCATTGACGAAGCCAAAAAAGAAGCGACACTGGCCAATATTGCCACCTACACCAATTTAAAGGATGGCGTTTCCAACACGGATTTGGTGATTGAAGCAGCCACGGAAAACTTGGACATTAAACTCCAAATTTTCAGGGACTTGGACGAAGTCTGCAAAGCAGAGACCATTTTGGCCACCAATACGTCCTCTATTTCCATAACCCAAATCGGTGCCGCCACAAAGCGCCCTGAAAAAGTGATCGGAATGCACTTTATGAACCCAGTTCCAATCATGAAGTTGGTGGAGATCATCCGTGGGTACAGCACATCGGACGAGGTAACGGAAACCATCATGGAACTTTCCAAAAAATTGGGCAAAACCCCGACCGAGGTAAACGATTATCCAGGATTTGTGGCCAACCGCATCTTGATGCCCATGATCAATGAATCCATCGAAACCTTGTACAATGGCGTTGCCGGTGTTGAAGAAATCGATACGGTGATGAAACTGGGCATGGCACACCCCATGGGACCGCTCCAACTGGCGGATTTTATAGGATTGGATGTGTGCCTTTCCATTTTGAACGTGATGTACGATGGATTCAAAAATCCGAAATACGCTCCATGTCCCCTACTCGTAAATATGGTGATGGCGGGCAAGCTCGGTGTAAAATCGGTGGAAGGTTTTTACGATTATTCCGAATCCAGAAAGGCTGAAAATGTTTCCGCACAATTCAAATAA
- a CDS encoding protein-L-isoaspartate(D-aspartate) O-methyltransferase, which translates to MKDTLKHRGMRKNLAEIVAAKGVTDKKVLEAIKTIPRHLFLDSGFEDHAYQDKAFPIGADQTISQPYTVAFQTELLEVGPNAKILEIGTGSGYQTAVLLHLKAKVYTIERQLELFKTTRLFFNKMHYRPKKMIFGDGYKGLPEEAPFDGIIVTAGAPEVPRALLSQLKVGGRLVIPVGTDEQIMTLFVRKSEKEFEKKEFGSFRFVPLLEDKN; encoded by the coding sequence ATGAAGGATACGCTCAAACATAGGGGAATGCGCAAGAACTTGGCGGAGATTGTTGCCGCAAAGGGAGTTACGGACAAAAAAGTTTTGGAAGCCATAAAAACTATACCGAGGCATTTGTTTTTGGACAGTGGTTTTGAAGATCATGCGTATCAGGACAAGGCGTTTCCCATAGGTGCCGATCAGACCATTTCCCAGCCTTATACCGTTGCTTTTCAAACAGAATTATTGGAGGTGGGGCCCAATGCGAAGATTTTGGAGATCGGGACGGGAAGCGGTTATCAAACTGCGGTTTTGTTGCATTTAAAGGCCAAGGTCTACACCATTGAACGCCAGTTGGAACTGTTCAAGACCACCCGATTGTTCTTCAATAAAATGCATTATCGTCCCAAGAAAATGATTTTTGGCGATGGCTACAAAGGCTTGCCCGAAGAGGCCCCTTTTGATGGCATTATCGTGACTGCGGGCGCACCCGAAGTGCCACGGGCTCTTTTATCCCAACTAAAAGTAGGGGGTAGGTTGGTGATTCCCGTGGGAACAGATGAACAGATTATGACCTTGTTCGTGCGAAAGTCTGAAAAAGAATTTGAGAAAAAAGAATTTGGCTCTTTCCGATTCGTTCCTTTGTTGGAGGATAAAAACTAG
- a CDS encoding YggS family pyridoxal phosphate-dependent enzyme, whose translation MSIKNNLNTIKSELPEGVTLVAVSKTKPNEDILEAYEAGQRAFGENKVQEMVQKWEDLPKDIEWHMIGHVQRNKVKYMAEFVSLIHGVDSPRLLKEINKQAKKYDRVIPCLLQIHIAEEDTKFGLDKTELDELLESDTFKAMENIKIVGLMGMATFTDDESQVRREFAQLKSMFDELTTKLNDITILSMGMSGDYKIAIEEGSNMVRIGSSIFGARNYS comes from the coding sequence ATGTCCATAAAAAATAATCTCAATACAATAAAATCCGAACTCCCCGAAGGAGTTACCCTGGTCGCCGTTTCCAAAACCAAGCCCAACGAGGACATCTTGGAGGCCTACGAGGCTGGACAACGTGCATTTGGGGAAAACAAAGTGCAGGAGATGGTCCAAAAATGGGAAGATCTGCCCAAGGATATCGAATGGCACATGATCGGCCACGTGCAACGCAACAAGGTGAAATATATGGCCGAGTTTGTTTCCCTTATTCATGGTGTCGACAGCCCGCGATTATTAAAAGAAATCAACAAACAGGCTAAAAAATACGATCGTGTGATTCCGTGTTTGCTTCAAATACATATTGCCGAAGAGGATACCAAATTTGGTCTGGACAAAACTGAACTGGACGAACTTTTGGAGTCTGACACATTTAAGGCCATGGAAAACATCAAAATTGTGGGATTAATGGGCATGGCGACTTTTACAGATGATGAAAGTCAGGTTCGTAGGGAGTTTGCCCAACTTAAATCCATGTTCGATGAACTTACAACCAAGTTGAACGACATCACCATCCTTTCCATGGGCATGAGCGGCGATTACAAAATTGCCATTGAAGAAGGCAGCAACATGGTACGGATCGGAAGCAGTATATTTGGGGCTAGAAACTATTCATAA
- a CDS encoding PorP/SprF family type IX secretion system membrane protein produces the protein MPKFLVCLFALVICNASWGQEPVLPSDFRQHSLTQYNASLFNPTYVLDWNNPNSLSVWARWQWQAIDGDPTSVFANYTHRFNNTSGASIGFLQHNTGVFLYTGGNLNFAQAFELDEDIRLMAGLNIFAFQQTVADEQFFQGDELDPIFLEDFEAFRVQFSPGLRLVVNRFSVGLALENAVGFNVSGSSENTDSFQSVTGTLSNDFPVMISEGLGHSFVRPVVYVKSIPNGDTQYGLNGLFSTSKFWVQGGYNSFYGPSGGLGITISNAFSIGGLMEFGTDSSLAEEESTIEFIASYHFGKSKPREKLQPEEEEVLPEPDEDEQARQKQEQIEIQRRQQEQKELEARRRLEREKDSLAEVQRIKEQLELQHEKEQRELQRKKDSIAQLQNQKVVVRPNERYEEVENEDGLEPGFYLIANVYGTKKYFDNFMKTLREKGLEPKSFYRSFNKYNYVYLERYNTMEEARKARDSKFFGKYEDKTWIFRVKGD, from the coding sequence ATGCCCAAGTTTTTGGTTTGTTTGTTCGCATTGGTGATTTGTAACGCGAGTTGGGGTCAAGAACCTGTTCTTCCATCGGATTTTAGGCAACATTCTCTAACGCAGTACAATGCCAGTTTGTTCAATCCTACCTATGTTCTGGATTGGAACAACCCCAATTCCCTTTCTGTTTGGGCACGCTGGCAATGGCAGGCCATTGATGGTGACCCTACTTCCGTTTTTGCCAATTACACGCATCGGTTCAACAATACATCCGGTGCTTCCATCGGATTTTTGCAGCACAATACGGGTGTGTTTTTATACACGGGCGGCAATTTGAACTTTGCACAGGCTTTTGAGTTGGATGAGGATATCCGATTAATGGCCGGACTGAACATTTTTGCTTTTCAGCAAACGGTGGCAGACGAACAGTTTTTTCAAGGAGATGAATTAGATCCAATTTTTCTGGAAGATTTTGAAGCGTTCAGGGTCCAATTTTCGCCGGGATTACGATTGGTCGTAAACCGGTTCAGTGTTGGATTGGCGTTGGAAAATGCAGTTGGCTTCAATGTGTCCGGCAGCAGCGAAAACACGGATAGCTTTCAGAGCGTCACCGGAACGTTGAGCAACGATTTTCCAGTGATGATTTCAGAAGGTCTTGGCCATAGTTTTGTGAGGCCAGTGGTCTATGTAAAATCCATCCCTAATGGCGATACACAATACGGACTGAACGGTCTGTTTTCGACCTCCAAGTTTTGGGTTCAAGGCGGCTACAACAGTTTTTATGGTCCTTCGGGAGGGCTGGGCATAACAATTTCCAACGCTTTTTCCATTGGCGGACTCATGGAGTTTGGTACCGATAGTTCCCTTGCAGAAGAAGAATCCACCATAGAATTTATTGCATCCTATCACTTTGGAAAATCAAAACCAAGGGAAAAGTTACAACCTGAAGAGGAAGAAGTTTTGCCTGAGCCCGATGAGGATGAACAGGCAAGACAAAAGCAAGAACAGATTGAGATACAGCGCAGACAGCAAGAACAAAAAGAACTTGAGGCGAGAAGAAGGTTGGAGCGGGAAAAAGATTCCTTGGCCGAAGTACAACGAATTAAGGAGCAATTGGAACTTCAACATGAAAAAGAACAAAGGGAGCTACAGCGAAAAAAGGATAGTATTGCACAGTTGCAGAACCAAAAAGTGGTCGTAAGGCCCAACGAACGCTACGAAGAGGTAGAAAATGAAGATGGCCTGGAACCTGGGTTTTATCTGATCGCCAACGTATATGGCACCAAAAAGTACTTTGACAATTTCATGAAAACGCTCAGGGAAAAAGGTCTGGAGCCCAAATCTTTTTATAGAAGCTTCAACAAGTACAATTATGTGTATTTGGAACGCTACAACACCATGGAAGAGGCCAGAAAAGCCCGCGACAGTAAGTTTTTTGGCAAGTATGAGGACAAGACCTGGATTTTTAGGGTGAAAGGAGACTAG
- a CDS encoding exonuclease domain-containing protein: MYAILDIESTGGKYNEEGITEIAIHRFDGHQVVDKFICLINPEREIQPFVAKLTGINNKMLRSAPKFHEVAKRIVEITDGATLVAHNAQFDYRILRTEFRRLGYDFQRKTLCTVDLSKQLIPEAESHSLGKLARSLGIPMSDRHRANGDALATLKLFKLLLDKDSDKNIITEVIREETHGELSPNQLDMVFNLPSETGVYYMHDKDGEIIFLGKTKDIKKRVNQHFTNVGKLARKLQKETKKVTYETTGSELIAILKAYVEQKKNRPRYNHVSKKKLFTHTIDFNQNGTEHIVLEVEKNRTLEHKKMAFNGIQSAKSFLNKISEEFELCPCSLGTGPVEAEKASECNDKVLSAFEKYSIQNKDIALIDRGRETGERSFILIKNGKLQGFGFVELNHQINNIHILESIMTPIKSDDNTTFIVETYLRKNNRLKTIALTP; encoded by the coding sequence ATGTACGCGATACTTGACATTGAAAGCACGGGAGGAAAATACAATGAGGAAGGCATTACCGAAATCGCCATCCACAGGTTTGATGGGCATCAGGTGGTAGACAAATTCATCTGTTTGATCAATCCAGAACGGGAGATACAGCCTTTTGTGGCCAAACTCACGGGAATCAACAATAAAATGCTGCGCTCGGCGCCCAAGTTTCACGAAGTGGCCAAACGCATTGTGGAAATTACCGATGGTGCCACTTTGGTGGCGCACAATGCCCAATTCGATTATCGCATCCTAAGAACGGAGTTTAGACGTTTGGGATACGATTTTCAGCGCAAAACGCTTTGTACCGTCGACCTTTCCAAACAGCTCATACCCGAAGCGGAATCGCACAGTTTGGGCAAATTGGCACGTTCGTTGGGCATTCCCATGAGCGATAGGCACCGGGCGAACGGGGATGCGCTTGCCACATTAAAGCTCTTTAAATTGTTGTTGGACAAGGATTCGGACAAGAACATCATCACCGAGGTCATCCGCGAAGAGACCCATGGGGAACTCTCTCCCAACCAACTGGATATGGTATTTAACCTTCCGTCCGAAACAGGAGTGTACTATATGCACGACAAGGATGGGGAAATCATCTTTCTAGGGAAGACCAAGGACATCAAGAAAAGGGTGAACCAACATTTTACCAATGTGGGCAAACTGGCAAGAAAACTTCAAAAAGAAACGAAAAAAGTCACCTACGAAACCACTGGAAGCGAGCTTATTGCCATTTTAAAGGCCTATGTGGAGCAAAAAAAGAACAGACCGCGATACAACCATGTTTCAAAAAAGAAGCTTTTTACCCATACCATAGATTTTAATCAAAATGGTACCGAGCATATAGTGTTGGAAGTGGAAAAGAACCGGACTCTGGAACACAAAAAAATGGCTTTCAATGGAATTCAGTCCGCCAAGAGCTTTTTGAACAAAATATCCGAAGAGTTCGAACTTTGCCCATGTTCTCTGGGGACGGGCCCCGTGGAGGCTGAAAAGGCATCAGAATGTAACGACAAGGTGCTTTCCGCTTTCGAAAAATATAGCATTCAAAACAAGGATATTGCACTTATCGATCGTGGAAGGGAAACCGGGGAAAGAAGTTTTATCTTGATAAAGAATGGTAAACTTCAAGGATTTGGGTTCGTGGAGCTCAACCACCAAATCAATAATATTCATATCTTAGAATCGATAATGACTCCGATAAAGAGCGATGATAACACCACCTTTATCGTTGAAACCTATTTGAGAAAAAACAACCGTTTAAAGACCATTGCCCTAACTCCCTGA
- a CDS encoding DUF6503 family protein, translating to MKRILIPLILVLTIGCKKEPKKVLTAQQIVDNSIADSGGKRFNDHKVTFDFRDKSYVSENVDGQRVYTRISEVDSMTITDVKRGDEFERYMNDSLVMVHDTMAVKYANSINSVHYFVRLPYGLNDGAVNKELLGKEIIENKEYYKVKVTFDQQGGGEDFEDTYLYWFDLKTFKPEYLAYDFHVDGGGQRFRKAYNERYVNGIRFVDYENYKPKNDGTGILQIGQLHNKGELELLSKIELKNIVVE from the coding sequence ATGAAAAGAATTTTAATCCCCCTGATACTTGTTTTAACAATTGGATGCAAGAAAGAACCCAAGAAAGTATTGACAGCCCAGCAAATCGTGGATAATTCCATTGCGGACAGTGGCGGAAAACGCTTCAATGACCACAAGGTAACCTTTGATTTTAGGGACAAGAGCTATGTTTCCGAAAATGTGGACGGGCAACGGGTTTATACTAGAATTTCAGAAGTGGATTCAATGACTATTACCGATGTTAAGCGGGGCGACGAATTTGAACGCTATATGAACGATTCCTTGGTGATGGTCCACGATACCATGGCGGTTAAATATGCGAATTCCATCAACTCGGTGCATTATTTTGTGCGTTTGCCTTATGGTTTGAACGATGGTGCCGTAAACAAGGAGCTTTTGGGCAAGGAAATCATCGAAAACAAAGAATATTACAAAGTAAAAGTAACGTTCGACCAACAGGGCGGGGGAGAAGATTTTGAGGACACATACCTGTATTGGTTTGATTTAAAAACCTTTAAACCCGAATATCTCGCTTATGACTTTCATGTGGACGGGGGCGGTCAACGTTTCAGAAAAGCTTACAACGAACGCTATGTTAATGGTATCCGCTTTGTGGATTACGAGAATTATAAGCCCAAAAACGATGGTACAGGCATCTTGCAAATTGGTCAGTTGCACAACAAAGGCGAATTGGAGCTTTTGAGCAAGATCGAGCTAAAAAATATTGTTGTGGAGTAG
- a CDS encoding ion transporter translates to MKDYKPQAKWKNKLHEVIYEADTPSGKFFDIALFILIIISVILVMLESIDDFDARYHRTLLTLEWVITIFFTLEYIARLISIKKPMKYVFSFYGIIDFLSTIPLYLSYILAGSQVLLAVRAFRLLRIFRILKLVKFMGEASQLQSALKASRAKIAVFIYVVLILSVIMGTLMYIVEGDDSGFTSIPKSIYWTIVTLTTVGYGDIAPQSNLGQFLATVIMVLGYGIIAVPTGIVTAEFTRNGNKKNDSKDNGHLVHVNTQACPNCSVEGHRDDADHCYNCGHPL, encoded by the coding sequence TTGAAAGACTATAAACCACAAGCCAAATGGAAGAACAAACTTCATGAAGTCATTTATGAGGCGGACACTCCATCGGGCAAGTTTTTTGATATCGCCCTTTTCATCCTGATCATCATCAGTGTTATTTTGGTAATGTTGGAAAGCATCGATGATTTTGATGCACGTTATCACCGTACGCTCTTGACGCTTGAATGGGTAATCACCATTTTCTTTACCCTTGAGTATATCGCAAGGTTGATCAGCATCAAAAAACCAATGAAATATGTGTTCAGTTTTTATGGCATCATTGATTTTTTGTCCACCATACCACTCTACCTTTCCTATATTTTGGCGGGGTCCCAAGTATTATTGGCAGTAAGGGCTTTTCGGTTGCTCCGTATTTTCAGGATATTGAAGCTCGTAAAGTTTATGGGGGAAGCATCCCAGTTACAGTCGGCCTTAAAGGCTAGCCGGGCCAAGATTGCCGTATTTATCTACGTGGTCCTGATTTTATCCGTTATCATGGGTACCCTAATGTATATCGTAGAGGGAGACGATTCCGGCTTTACCAGCATTCCCAAAAGTATCTATTGGACCATTGTTACCTTGACCACGGTGGGCTATGGGGATATTGCCCCACAGTCCAATCTAGGGCAGTTTTTGGCGACTGTGATCATGGTCCTGGGTTACGGGATCATAGCGGTGCCCACGGGAATTGTTACCGCAGAATTTACCCGGAACGGAAACAAAAAAAATGATAGCAAGGACAATGGTCATCTGGTACACGTAAATACCCAGGCCTGCCCAAATTGCTCCGTGGAAGGTCACCGTGATGATGCCGATCATTGTTATAATTGTGGCCATCCGTTATGA